TAGAAATCCATATAGAGAAAAACATACCGGTGGCAGCAGGCCTGGCCGGAGGAAGCGGAAATGCAGCAGCAGTGCTGCATGCTTTAAATTATCTTTGGGATACCGGGCTGTCGGTGAGAGAGCTTTGTGAGACAGGACTTAAATTGGGAGCAGATGTGCCTTTTTGCATCATGGGTCAGGCGAAAGGAAATGTTCAGCTTGGTTCCAAAATAAGTGAGGATTCGTTGGCATGCACCTGCGCCCTTGCGGAGGGAATCGGGGAAAAGCTTACCCCTGTCACGCCGCTTTGCTGTGAAGTGCTGCTCAGCAAACCGCCTATAGGAATTTCAACAGCCGAGGTTTATAAAGGAATAGATGCAGAGCTGGGACTCGGAAAGCCTGCAAATGGAGAGGCTGCCGGAAAGGTTCAGCGTCATTTGAGGACAGAAGAACTCATAGATGGATTAAATTCAAAAAATTGCGAAAAAATAGCGGAGAACATGTTAAATGTACTTGAATTATTCAGTGCAAAGAGGTATCCTATCATTATGTATACAAAAGACAAGATTATTCGGCAGGGCAGTGCTGCCAAAGTCCTGATGAGCGGAAGCGGCCCCACTGTATTTGCCATATATTTTGACGGCTCAGAACCTGATGGGGATTATAAGCTCCTGTGTGAGATGAACGAAGAAACGTATGTTACTAGGACATTAGTAAAATAATAAAGATGAGGTGAAAGATGTTAAATTTTGATATTCAGAATCATAGGCCCCTTAGAGAGATCGTCTATGAAGAATTAAAACTGCAAATTTTGACGGGAAAAATTGTTCCCGGTACGCGAATGATGGAAGTGGAGCTGGCCGAAGATATGGGCGTAAGTCGTACCCCTATTCGGGAAGCCATCCGAAAGCTGGAGAAAGAAGGACTTGTAACCATAGAGCCGCGCAGAGGAGCCTATGCTTCTCAGATTTCTACTGAGGATATGGTTGAGATTCTGGAGGTACGGCAGAA
This region of Aminipila luticellarii genomic DNA includes:
- the ispE gene encoding 4-(cytidine 5'-diphospho)-2-C-methyl-D-erythritol kinase, translating into MKEITIKSYAKINLSLDVLGVLPNGYHQVEMIMQQLELHDLVTVKWTETREQDQETILLTANKSSIPLNRENLAYKAAEIMCSSLHKTGKIEIHIEKNIPVAAGLAGGSGNAAAVLHALNYLWDTGLSVRELCETGLKLGADVPFCIMGQAKGNVQLGSKISEDSLACTCALAEGIGEKLTPVTPLCCEVLLSKPPIGISTAEVYKGIDAELGLGKPANGEAAGKVQRHLRTEELIDGLNSKNCEKIAENMLNVLELFSAKRYPIIMYTKDKIIRQGSAAKVLMSGSGPTVFAIYFDGSEPDGDYKLLCEMNEETYVTRTLVK